Within Vigna unguiculata cultivar IT97K-499-35 chromosome 2, ASM411807v1, whole genome shotgun sequence, the genomic segment tccttagttttgggtccagaggtaattcaacaagcaactgagaagattaaaatgattagggaaaagatgaaaacttctCAAGATAGGCAAAAAAGTTACTATGACAAACGAAGGAAACCCcttgagtttgaagaaggagatcatgttttcttgaaagttaCACCTGTAACTGGGGTTGGTAGAGCTCTCAAATCTAGAAAACTTACACCCAAATTCATAGGTCCTTATCAAATCCTTAAAAGAATTGGTTCTATCGCATACCAAATTGCTTTACCTCCAAACCTTTCAAAACTTCAGAATGTTTTTCATGTCTCTCAACTtcgtaaatatattcatgaccCTTTTCATGTGATAGAACCTGAGATAGTACAAATACGAGAAAACCTTACTTATGATGTACTTCCTGTGAGGATTGGAGATCGAAGGATTAAACAACTTCGGGGAAAGGACATACCTTTGGTAAAGGTATTGTGGAATCAACAAGATGAAGGTGATGCCACTTAGGAATTAGAAAGCAATATGAGAGAGATGTATCCCCATCTTTTTACAACCACGTGAATTTCGAGGACGAAATTCCTAAAAGGAGGggagaaatgtaacatcccttttttttaataaactgtattatttattttaaataaagcaattagaaaatcttatatttttactaatgtttcatattttatctaaatgtagtttaaacattaaaaatatattttatcattatgtagtttttacttattgaaaatataaaaaaaaacaaaagtaataatatatacatatatatatatatatatatatatatataaatactaggtaaaaatatttaattaaataggtgtgtgtaaaaaaaatatatatgaattttctaaaagagataaaaatatatagaaaagaaaaaaaaaagtaaaaggagaagaagggataagaagataagaagaaaagataagaaaaaaaaaagaaaacaaaggataagatgaagagataaacattatctcttcattaatgtTAGTAATGATATGTATAGCACATGCTTAGCTTAgcttatgtatatatatacatatggaATAATGAAGGTTACGGAGAAGTgagaaaaagtgagaaagaaagaaagaaagaaaggagagagaaagaaaagagaaagagaaagaaagaaagaagagagagaaagagaaagagaaagaagagagggaaagggagaatagagaaaaaaaaaagtttagagcaaagattcaaagagatcctagttctcttcaaatattattagtgtgctcttctatcaataaggtaaggggaagtgaggttaagctcttatatattaatcttgataaactcatgggttttatattaatattttatttattttgactcatatattattctatttaatttcatttaacttattttcatttattaccctcttatatttattttatttaatcccCAATTATGCACtgatcttgtttatttatttattttatttaatcttcaataatgcactgatcctatttatttttttatttttttatttatcttacgcactggtcctatttatttattttattttatttatctctagttacgcactggtcctatttatttattttattttatttatctccagttatgcaccggtcctatttctttattttattttatttatctccagttacgcactggtcctatttatttattttattttatttatctccagttaggcactagtcctatttattcattttattttatttatctccagttacgcactggtcctatttatttattttattttatttacctccagttatgcactggtcctatttatttattttattttatttatatccagttacgcactggtcctatttatttattttattttatttatctccagttacgcactggtcctgtttatttcttttattttatctccagttatgcactggtcccatttatttatttcaataaatatatctccagttacgcactggtctcgtttaatttatatttttgttattgtatttatttataatgttataatccttaactaattatttatttaaagttcttgctttgattcttattttatcattattttatgattaaaaaaaatgtgaagtgaaagtaaatattattttattcagtgagcttgaatataagaaaattacttgtagattctattttattttatgttctttgtgtatagtttatacaatgacatgatttgatagtcatcacattttatgacccttgaaaatatccaagagtatgtcagttgaGTGAGAGTTAAgtttggtttcaataagttgagattaaaccagtgtcaaagtgtttgtatttgggaagtcacagtttggtacagtgcgggatgaaaggcagggaccatggtggggtctaaggaagttttaccaagtaggtgaatatctggatagttcagaatagcgcactggactaggatattcataggccaaacttgggactatccgatacttGCTCgacatcgccaaggttaggtagtgagtatatatctcttttatgagccgatgaatggctaatattctcgagaaagaaataattatgattgtaccatgttttatgagaaatactaaactacctaatcacttcccaaagtaacttttgatgttcaaattggatcatcagaagtggaatatggattcatatgtctggtaaaacaagatcaagttttgtggttgtaggtccaaattTAGGGCCCCGGTGtttgtattgtttgttgagtttattaagattgatatttaaggcttataaagacctcactcctttcatatttttctttcatatgtacctgttgcatgagtagaagaggaacctgctcagtgagagttgttcgagatattattggtggatgttttgaagattgactcatggataatttctattaatatgtttaagagatattaaaaatatagataatctcctattctgatgtaggactcttacaaatatatatttttgcaatatttcatgaacaattatagagatgtaaactatatatatgaatatgaagttatgttattattaatgttctctcaaggataatcttatggaaaaaaaaattattaattccatatctttttatcaagaaataattatttagtatagtagtcggggtGTCACATTTTCTCCCCTAggtcaactggaggaactccacTTGCTTAGCGTACCTCACGCTGTCTGGGAAGTATTCAGACAAGAACTTCCTCTTGAATGCTTCCCAAGTGATCTGCTCTGTTTTCTCTTCCATGACCAACCTCATGTTGGCCCACCAATGTTTCGCCTCTCCCGTGAGTATGTACACAGTGGAAGCTAGTATGCTCTCATCAAGACACCTCTTGGCGTCAAAGATCCTCTCCATGTCGTTCATCCACTAGTCAACTAAGTCCGGATTGGTCTTGCCATTAAACTTGACAAGCTGATGCTTTAAGAAATCCTCCAACTCCATTCTAGGGGTGGAGTGGAGCTTGAGGACTGTAGGCGGGACCACCAACCATGTTTTTCTCTAACTGTCGGAAAGCTTCCATGTGTTGCCTATGAGCAGCCTTAGAAACCAACCTCGCAACCTCCATCTGTTGCATCACCATCTGCTGCTACTCCATAGATGCTTCCTGACGCTGCATGGAAGCCTCATGTTGTTGCATCATAGCATTACTTTTCTGGGTCAAGGCTATAACCATAGCCTTGATCGCCTTAGCTAGATCGGGCATATAACTCTGAAGGTGTTGAGGAGTTagacgaggaggtgccatatcACTTGACACACAGGAGAAACCATCAGTAAAACATGATTAGACTAAAAACTTAGCTAAAAAAACATTAGGAACACACAACGAAAACTAAACAAGCACAAGCCCATAAACACTAAGGAATGAAGGCTCTGGTACCATAaaaatgtgacatcccattcaaatatcataattctactaaataaaattcgcatagttataatattttagagCACATGACAAACAGTATATATAAAATCCACGGATTATAGTCATCCATAAATATCCTGAGAAAGAAAGACTAAGGCACAAAATGATGCCATGAATCAGAACAAAATTTAAGAGTTTGACAGTTGTCTAAAAGGCTTGCTCATAGAGCATAGAAATTACAAAGGCAATAGTGCCCCTAAAGATGCTCCAATAAGCGAAAACCAACCCATGCTTGACTAGACTACAAAATTTCCATCATCAATGCGATCACTAGGGGTTCccatatctgctcacaccaagaatttggtgatcattgcaaagagGAAATCCAAACATAgaacaaacaacaaacaaaaatggtaagctagagtaaaaataattttcaacatGGCAATGAGCAAACAATATTAAACAGTTTTCCAAACAAGCAACACTATAGGCATTCGAACATGTGATGGCAAACAATGCAAGACTTTATGACTCAAttattcggatacatataaagagatcggattcactggatgcatgcacttgtggtggccacTACTGCTCTACAGaaccattgccaatgggtttcaccctaccacgcacaaggttagccttcaatcATCTAGAGTCATTATCTttccaaagactagggccttcTACTACTCTCACAACTTTATTAGTCCACTCTACATTAGACTAATtgattctttagagtttcaAGATGCAACCGTACatgaatccttatctaattatatacactacaacaccaccatgaaatctcactaagagattcatggaattacgtttaTCTCATACCACATTCATGTTTCTCACACTAGAACCACAATTTTATCTTAAGCATTATAATTTCATGCCAATGCTCAACCAACCAATCAATCCATGATTCATTCCATATTCAGTACACCAAAGCTTCATCCTCATTTAATCTCATAAACCATACATGACATCATACTTCATGCCCTTAAGGTAAATCACTCAATCATGCAACCAAACAACTAAAACATAGAAGAGAACAACGTTATAGCACATCCTTGCACTAGTCTCACTCAAGCTATGAGCCCTCAATCAAGCAAAAGGGgtccctcgctcaagctaaaggctctcacctaggcgagagctcgagcagTGGAACAATGAGGTTTATGcgatttctcgcttaagcgagaccttctcgcctgagcgagataactgGTTGCTCAAAACGGAAGCTCGTTGCCTGAGTGAGAGTTCGAGCAGAAACCATGGCAAGCTTCTGTTATTCTaacctaggcgagacatgctcccTTGGACAAAAGTACCAGTTCTCTTCGTTGTTCATgcatacaacaaacaaacatTCAAAGCCAAAAAACCTTTTAACATTTTCCAGGcaaccacaacaacaaaaaagccatataaacatgaaacaaaaccaaaacaagtagaatattgaaaaaaacatgcaaaccctaacttcccttacctgggcATATGCTAGCAAAATGAAATAGGGACCCAATAGATGAGCACCACATCTCCAAGAAGAACTAAAGAGCTGTAAAGCATGAACATAAGGACGAGACTAAATTTCTAGGGGCAAACCTAAGACATAACTAAAGATTTTAAACAGAAAAGAAACATAGGACAATGGTTTAGAGCTCTACTTATGCGGAGGGAGAACACTCAGCAAGCTTGTAGGAAGGGAGACACTTTTACCCTAGCAGAGCCTCTATTTCAGAACAAGAGAAAAGGGGTAAGTGAGTTGTTTGTGGAAAGGAAGCAGAATGGAAAGTGAAGGCAAGTGGACATACTCCTAGGGACACAAGACTGGTTTTAGGCCCTTACTCACTAGAGCTGAACCCATTAACTTAGAGCATAGAAAATGTACCTAACatcatgttttaaaattgtttttttttatatatattttagaatgaTTGTTTCGAAGATATTTCTAAAATCGAAAGTACatctaaaactaaaatatgcattttgaaacagtttttccaaaaataatttcaaattcaaaaatttatttcgAAACATTTATTTCGGATATTTTTCTGATTTCAGAATGACTATTCCGTTCCAAATTACGTGTTCCgaaatattaaaacatatttgaaataatttcttcataaaataatttcagatttagaaatatttttaagaacacacattttaaaaatttctttcttaaatttttgattGAATGTtctcaaaataatttttgaaatccAAAAATACTTTGTGAGACATCTATCTAGCAAAtattaaaaccaaaaaataattttttaataaacaaatttttaataaagttgacaaaattattaaatagaataatcttttacttttttttaaggaagttaaaaaatgaagtaataaaattttaggatttgtttacccaaaaaatattatttgtcaaaatttatcaaataaaactttgtcaaaatatatttttccgtAAAAAaaccttttattatatttttaacggGTAGCTTGGGAAGTACCAATTTTACGAAGTGCCGGAAGAAAAACAGGAAAATAGAGGAAGAAGCACTCCATGCTCTTATTCTGCTCTGTAGCATTCTTAAGGAACCTAAAGTTCCCAATGCCACCATGTGGTGCCCATTATGGATAATGGCCCACATAAGGACACCATGCCCCTTTTCCACTCTTAATTAATAATTCCAatccttttttttatgttcattcTCTGCACACTTTATTATGTACAAACATTGTGGATTACAGACAccaaaaaacatgatttatgaTTTATACTTGTATATTTCTTGAAGCTCACAACACCCCATAAAATTGGTTCATTGATTAAGCCAATAGCCAGAAATCTTTGTGACGCTTAGTAGTAATCATGTATCCTCCACTCTTCTTGCTTTTTCTTCTCACAGCAATGGCCATGCAATGTGCATTCTGAATGCAGTACTCCACCACCCCACCAGTTACTCTCTGCCCTGCCCACATCATCAGAAGACGCCATGTTGTGGACCTCTTCTTCTGCCCCAAAACCAGAAGTGCCACGCCTTGCTTTTTCGCCTCTTCCACTATTTTTTCACCCTTTTCCTTTCCCTCTATCACTGCAATCTCAGTTTGTACCTATCAGAATCATATAGTTAACTTCAACTTTAATCGCCATCATATGAGTTCACTACATATGCATGCTTCACTTATTAGCATTGATGACTTTCCAACATCATGTAATTCAATGAAGTGTGAATGTGCAATTTTGATTGAAAATCTGAAAGAGAAATTCAACAACTTTTTACATGGGTCACCTAGTTTTGATTAATTCTAGCGTTTTGAGACACattagaaacaaggtgtttgaTGCGGGTAAGAAAATGTTGAATATTATAGGTAATGGTATATACCATAAGCTCACCTCGGGTCTCTTTACTTGGCACATGTTCTTGAAGGAGGAAGCAAGTTCATTAGCCCTTGGAGCTATTTCCTTGCTGGATTCTTCATCATCTGAGCCTGCTACATTGTGTTAACCAAATTCAATCACTGAGTCAAAGTTGAATGGAAAAACAAAAACCATTGTATGATCAGTTTTTGCACCTTGTTTGTTAGAAGGCTTCATGACATGAAGAAGAACTATAGTGTCCTGGTTCTGAACTGTGTGAGTGAGAGCCCACTGCACAGCACCCTTGGCCTCAAGGCTAGAATCAACCACAATCATGATCTTCCTACCAATCACAGACCCTTGTTTCACCCCTTCATCAGATTTCTCCTCACATGCATTGCAAGAATTCTCAGTTTTCTGATCAATTGTAGTGCCAATTGTGGTGTTTTCATGCTTTATGGCTTGTGCAGATGGTGAACGCACCCTTGCATGTGGCCTAATTCTGTTGAGGCAGAACCCTGGTAACCTTGCTCCTCTCTTTCCCATGCCTTGCAATGTAGAAGGAGAAAGACACCAATTATATTATAAGGGAGAATGAAGAGAACAACAACAGAGAAAGAGCAACAATAATACCTGCTGGGGCtgacaaattttgtaaaatgttGGCCTGGGACATAGCTCATTTTCTGCTTTGCTTTCTCTTTTACTTTTCCAATTATCATTTTCTTAGTTCTTGGTTTCTTTTGCttccattttctcctttttgtgGGTTGCTCCACATCAACGTGCTTCTCATCAAGCAGTAGGACCCTTCAAACATGGTTAAAAAATCAATCTCATTATTACACCACTTTGTTTCTCCTTCTAACAACTCATTGGAGGCTTGTTCTGTGATTGATTGAAATTTGCAAAGCCCCGTTTTCTTATCATTACAGGATGTTTCTCTTTCCCTTTTGCTTTTCCaactttatttgttttctttagttAAGCTATATGAAGGACTGTTAGGTTCACAACAATCACAAAACATGTGAACCAAAATAAATGACCAAGTAAATAAAGTTGTTTGCTGTTTTGCTAGCATCTAACttgaaaaagattaaaaaaaaaaggatatgCTTGCAGCTTTAACATCTTATGGTTGTGAAAGACTATAACTGTGTGTACCCTTCACtctttgtatagtttttctAATCATGCAGCTTTTGGTTATTACACATACACATCGGTCATGAAAATCAGTGATTGTAACAAAAACATGGTGTGCTACAATGGCAAAGAGATTAGAGAACTTGGGGTGCAATTATTATTGCAGAAATTGTTGTCAAAAACATTGTGAACTATCATGACAAACCTATAACCAGTTCTCTTTTTCATTGCATTTTATGAGATGGCTTTCTTCCTACGCTTCATGCTCTTCTTCATTTTGATGATACTAATAATACAGTCATGTTCCCCATAAGAAAAggataaaacaattattaatgtGATAAAGGTTCACCTTCAAATAATGTCAATGACTTCTCTTTCAAAAAAGAGAGCTTCAAAGGTTTTGTGACATCCaagaaaactgaaataaaataaaatattcccTCAACACACTATCCAgctttttatcaatattttcagTCTCATGTTTCCTGAATCTCTCACAAGGGTCAAAATTCTGAGAATGacatttcatattttcttaCACCAACCAAAATGAAAAACTATGTAGTTTTCTGACATTCATATACTATGAACAGTGGCACCTGACATTTATCAACCCAGTTAGTTCTTACACAGATCAAAGCATTACTAAAGGTGATTCTCAATCTTTAATGCGACATAGTTCTATGATTTTATTCTGTGGTCCAACATCTCTAATTATGAGTTGCagaattttctaaattttggcATCCTAGGTGAAAATGTTCATTTGGATACAATTTAGAAGCAAATGAACAAGTGACATGTGATGCACATGAAGTCTCTCCTAACTAAGCTTTTTTTTTGTTGTCCATGCAAATTAATGGCACTAAATTGGACAATTAATGTTGGACATGCTACTTTAAACACCAacattaaagagaaaaaagaagaacatgAAAGCTACATTATAACTTCTAAGTTTGACTCTCCACCTAAAATCTCCAATCCTCAATTGGTTAGAAGGCAAAAGAAGATTCTTCCATCTTTACAACAAAACCATTCTTGATTGGAATGGTAAAAGTCATTAGGTTATTTGAGTGAAACCTGGTATGACTTCGacttgtttttaattatcattttagttATGGTGTCACATTCATTAAATCTTTAtcttattttagatttttctaaTCTTTGCTTTTGTTCTAAACAAGAAAAGATAAGTCAATTTGAAAAGTGATTGTTTGCCTTGTTGTCTAATTTAGGAATGCTCACATTATTCCCTCTATTAAATTGGGAGAAACAAATTGAGAAAGGAAAGATAAAAAAGCCCACAGCGAAGGTCCAACatctgttttttttcttttccttataggtttaaataagtttaagatgtatttttattttgaatgtctaataatttttttctctaaatttaatattttttaagtccTCAATGAATATGTATttgcgaaaaaaaaaatgcagatgGGACAGATTTTGGCTTGAACTAGGAGAAATGCACATCACTCTTTGTATACATTAATATCTGATGTATAAAAAGActggaaaacaaaaaatgtgtTACATAAGCTGTAGAACTTTTACCATTTTGGGTATCGAAATATCCTTGTTCTTGacgaattttttat encodes:
- the LOC114174133 gene encoding universal stress protein PHOS32 isoform X2, coding for MSQANILQNLSAPAGMGKRGARLPGFCLNRIRPHARVRSPSAQAIKHENTTIGTTIDQKTENSCNACEEKSDEGVKQGSVIGRKIMIVVDSSLEAKGAVQWALTHTVQNQDTIVLLHVMKPSNKQGSDDEESSKEIAPRANELASSFKNMCQVKRPEVQTEIAVIEGKEKGEKIVEEAKKQGVALLVLGQKKRSTTWRLLMMWAGQRVTGGVVEYCIQNAHCMAIAVRRKSKKSGGYMITTKRHKDFWLLA
- the LOC114174133 gene encoding universal stress protein PHOS32 isoform X1, encoding MSQANILQNLSAPAGMGKRGARLPGFCLNRIRPHARVRSPSAQAIKHENTTIGTTIDQKTENSCNACEEKSDEGVKQGSVIGRKIMIVVDSSLEAKGAVQWALTHTVQNQDTIVLLHVMKPSNKQAGSDDEESSKEIAPRANELASSFKNMCQVKRPEVQTEIAVIEGKEKGEKIVEEAKKQGVALLVLGQKKRSTTWRLLMMWAGQRVTGGVVEYCIQNAHCMAIAVRRKSKKSGGYMITTKRHKDFWLLA